ATCTTGATAAGCATAACTGCCTGTTAATGTGGAGCCTGCCGTTTTTGTTCCTATTACATCGACATCGGTTGCCACAGGTTTTTGATTAAAAACAGGCTGAGGTGTACCGGTTGTTAAAAAAGATACAACTGAACCGTATGCAATTCCATTTTCATTTTCCGCATAGGCGCGAACGTAGTACGTTGTGTTCGGATTCAATCCCACTACTTTAGCTGTAAATGCTCCAATTCCACTTCCGGATATAACAATTGTATCGGCTGTTGTCACATTCATATCGGTTGAATAAACAAAACCACGTTCTGTAACAGGTGAATCCCCATCTGATACTACCGTTCCACTGAAAGTTGCCTTTGTATCACTAATCCCAACAATCTGTCCGGTTTGTACGGTCGCTTCCGTTGATGGCGGTTTTTGAATAGTAATAGTAATTGTGGACGTTGCGCTTCTTCCATATCCATTACTTACTATAACTGTAAAACTATCTACTCCTACATAATCAATAGTCGGTATATATACCCATGTCCCATCCACATTCACTTGGACTGTCCCGTTTGTGGGGCCACTTCCTTTAGTATAGGTGAGGGGGTCACCATCTGCGTCTGTCGCTACTACCGTTCCATTCACTTGAGTATTTTTTGTTGTCGTCTTTTGGTAGTCACTTACTATTGGTGCCTGTTTTTCTATCCATTTCGCATAAAGAGTAATAGGTGCACTGCCCATTACAAACATATCATTTGCTGTATAATTTATCCCATTTCCATCGGCGGCTGTGTTCCAGCCGGCAAATATATAACCTGATTTCACAAGGCTGCCCTGACCCGCTACGATTACATTTGCATTGTATTCATAGCTCATAGCGTTTGGAGGTGTCCCTCCTGTTGAACCATTGCCATCATACGTGACCGCATATTGATTGGCTTCCCATTTACCATAAACAGTTGTATCTTGATTAATCGGATTGGTAAAATCAAACACATTCAGCCATGTAGCTTCTTGATACCAATTATCGAATGTATAGCCTGCTCGTAATGGAATCGGTTGTGGAATCACTGCTAGACTACCTTTTTTAACATCTTGAGCTACAATCGCCGGGTAATCCTCCAATTCAAAACGCACTTTAAACACAGGAATGGGCTTTACTTCTACATTCACTGTGGCAACAGCTGTTCCATTCATTCCATCCTTCCCATCATTTGCGGTGACCGTAATCGTTATTGACCCTGCTGAAACAGGTGTTACCGTTAAAATCGTTCCTGTGACATTAGCCGTAGCAATTCCTGGATTGCTTGAAATTGCAGTTAACGTTAATAAATCTCCATCAGCATCTGAAAATGTATTCGTCACGTCAACTGATAAATCTCCGGAACCTACTATCAAAGTTTGGGAATCAATAGCATTTGCCACTATAGGAGCAGTATTTGATAAAAACGGAAAAGAATGCGTTATTTCTCCCCCGCGTCCATCTTTTGCTGTAATCGTGATAGTGGCTGTTCCGGCAGTTATTGGGGTTAAAATAATATTTTTGCCTGATACACTTACAGTTGCTACCCCATTATTACTTGATGTTGCGGTTAGTGTGATATTATCACCATCCGCATCTGAAAATGTATTGGTTGCATCATATGTATGGCTACCAAAACCTAGCGTTTGTACTTGATTAGGTATCGGGGATGCAACAACCGGTCTTTCATTTAAAATTAGCGTAAGTGTTGTTGATGCTGTTCCAGTTTTCCCATCATCTGCTGTAATTGTGATTGTTACTGTTCCTCTTGAAATTGGATTTATTGATATTAGCTTTCCTGATATCGATCCAATTGTAGCGATACTTAAATCGCTTGACGTTGCTGTAATCGTTAGCGGGTTACCGTCAGCATCAGCAAATGTGTTAGTTGCATCAACTAAAACAGCCCCGGTTCCTATTGTATGAAGTCTTGGGGAAAAAGTATATTCAACCGTCGGAGCAGTATTCGATAAAAATGAAAAGGTTGTTTCGGCTACTCCCCCTTTTCCATCACTTGCTCTTACTGTGATATTCGCTATTCCCCCTGCTTTAGGTGTTACAATAACATTAGTGCCTTCTACTCTTGCAGTTGCCACAAAAGTATCACTTGATGAGGCTGTAAATGTAATCGAATCACCATCAGGATGTGTAAATACGGTCGATGCATCTATTGTAAAATCACCCGTTCCTATTGTTTTCATTTGATCTAGAATTGGGGTAGATACTACAGGTTTGTTTTTCACTGTGACATCAAATGAGGTAGTAGCTATACCACCAAAACCATCATCTGCTTTTAAAGTGATGGTTGTTGTTCCACTAGCTATCGGCGTGATTTTTATGTCACTATAATCTACAATTGCCGTAGCGACTGAAGGATTACTTGACACTGCATCTAAAGTTAGATAATGCTCATTATCAGGATCCTTAAAGACTCCCAAAACGTTAATTTTTAAATTGTCACCTACTATAGCGGTTTGATTCGGTATCGGAGAGGCTACAATAGGTGTTGCTGCCTCTCCTGAACTATCAAAAAATAATACTATAAAAAATAATATAAAAATTAAGCTGAATTTTTTCATATAACCCTCCCAATTTCAATAATCTAGCCTTTTGATAAAAAACTCAGATTATACCATAAAAACTAATTATACTCTTGAAAAGTCATATTATTTATGACAAAAGTCATAAAAAAGTCATGACTTTGAATCCGCTTGTTTTAACTAAAAAGGACCATTCGTTGTAAATGACTGGCCCTTTTCACATCTAGAACTCACTTTCTAAGCAGTATATAATTTATTTTTTTAGATAAAACGCACCAAAACAACACTACTATGACGATTATAATTGGAATGATGGCCGTCATCTCATCCGTGAAATCAGCAATAGCCTCATCATGGGCAATCATTTTTCCAGCTGTATAAGCCAATATTGCGGCTCCCAAATACATAAAATAAGGCACTTTATCTAGTAAGAAAAGCATTAACTTGCTGCCGCTAATAATAATTGGGATTGAAACAATAAGTCCAAGCATTACATAAAAATAATTCCCATTTGCCGCACCAGCCACAGCTAAAACATTATCTAATCCCATAATGATGTCTGCTAAAACAATTGTGGAGATGGCGCTTGCTAAACTCGTACCAGCTTTTACTGAAACTTTTTCGCTTTTCTCACCCATGACCAATCCAATCGCAACGCCAATTAGTAATATTCCCCCAATCAATGTTAGGTATGGAATTTTTAATAAAATCATTGCAAAGATCGTTAAAATCGTCCGAAGGATAACAGCAAGCCCTGCACCCCAAATAATTACCTTATTCCTTTGGTCTTTTGGGAGATTTTTGCTAGCCATGGCAATGACCACAGCGTTATCACCACCTAGAATAATATCAATCCCAATTATTGTTACTACTGTTATAATCGCATCCAGATCTACTGTCATCAAATCCCTCCCAAATACACCCACTCAATATTTCAGTATATTTGGACAGGTGAAGGATTATGAAAGCAAGATTTCAAATAATAATTAACACTCACCGTTTTGATTGTTACAATCATGTTAAGGAACTACTACATTTAGCGAGGGGATTACATGACATTTTATGATTTGGTGAAGGAAAATCACGTGATTGCAATCATCAGGGGAATTGAAATAAAGGATATTATTCCAGTTGCTCAGGCCCTTTATAATGGCGGCATCAGACTAGTTGAAGTTACTATGAATACAAATAGCGCTCCAGAAATGATTTCCTTATTAAATGAAAGATTTGAAGACAGGTTACATATTGGCGCAGGAACTGTTCTTGACGTAGAAACTGCTAAGGAAGCAACCGCTGCAGGTGCTAAATATTTCGTAACTCCAAATGTAGATGAGGAGGTTATTGCATTTGCATTAAAAAATAATATCGGCATTCTCCCAGGTGTAATGACACCAACAGAAGTTATAAATGCACATAAAGCTGGAGCTAAAATGGTGAAAGTGTTTCCAACTAGCATTTTAGGAAGTAACTATATAAAGGAATTACAAGGGCCATTGTCCCATATTCCAATGGTTGCTGTTGGCGGAGTAAGACCTGACAATATAGCAGACTTTTTAAAAGCGGGAGCTGTGGGTGTTGGGGTTGGCAACAGTTTAATTGATAAAACTGCAATTGCTGATGGATTATTTGAAAAAATCACCGAAAAGGCACAATTATTATTACAGAGTATTAAGGAAGCATAAGGATGTAGATTGGGCACCATGCGTTCGGTGCCTAGTCACTCCGCGAACAACGTCAAAGGAGCGACTGGCACAAATACATTTAAGACTATGAAATATATTTAAGTATTTTAGCGGGTGGTAATGGTTGATCAAAATAAAAACCTTGTACATAATCACATTGCTGTGATTTTAAAAATTGGAATTGTTCTTTCGTTTCCACACCTTCGGCGACCACCTTCAAATCCAAATTGTGAGCCAATTGGATCATCGCTTTTACAATAGACTGGTCATGCTTATCTATTAAAAGGTCACGTATAAAGGATTGGTCAATTTTCAAGCTATTCAGAGATAATAGTTTTAAATAGTTTAGTGAGGAATAATGGGTACCAAAGTCATCCATAGAAATCTGAATTCCTAGCGATTTTAACTTTTTAATATTAGGTAATGCAACATCAGGGTTATTCATAATCACTCTTTCTGTTAATTCGATTTCCAAATTTGAAGGATGAATACCCGTCTCCTGTAAAATTGATTTAATAATTTTAACTAGATTTTTTTGTTGAAACTGTAGCATCGATAGGTTTACGGCAATTTTTACAGGCTTATAGCCTTTCTCTTGCCATTCTTTAATTTGAAGACATGCTTGGCGCATTACCCATTGATCAATATGAACAATAAGGCCCGTTTCTTCCGCCAATGATATAAAGAAATCAGGAGAAATCATTCCTTTTTTTGGATGACGCCATCTAATTAAGGCCTCTACTCCATCCAATTCACCCGTATTACAGGAAATTTTCGGCTGATAATACAATAAAAATTCATTGTTTTCAATTGCTTTACGTAAATCATTTGTAAGCATAAGCCGTTCAGTAGATTTTTGCATATAATCTTTCTGGTAAAACTTGTACGTATTCTTTCCATCCTGCTTTGCATAGTACATCGCCGAATCAGCAAATTTCACAAGACTTTCCCCATCCTCGCCATCATTTGGATAGATGCTAATTCCAATACTAGGCGTTATAAATAATTCAAACTCATTTAGGATAAATGGTTTAGAAAAACTTTTAATTATTCGATTTACTATATAAATGCAATCGAAATTACTTTTTAAATCATGAAGGATAATGGCAAATTCGTCGCCTCCATATCTCGTAACAATTCCTTTATTTTCGAGAATCTCCTTCAGTCTTATTGCTGTTGCTTTTAACAACTCATCGCCGATACTATGGCCTAATGAATCATTGACGTCTTTAAAGCGATCCAAATCTAGAAAAATAACAGCACACCTATTGTTTGAATCTACAGCACGCTGTATAGTTTGATTTAATTGATTGTTAAAAAATGTTCTATTTGGCAGCTTTGTTAAATCATCATAAAGCGCCTGAAACTTAAGTTTTTCCTCTAGCTTTTTCCGTTCAGTTATATCAATGAAAAAAGATACATAATTCTTCACATTGCCGTAAACATCTTTAATTGCGCTGATTGTAATTTCTTCAAGGAATAGTTTCCCGTCTTTTCTTTTATTCCAAATTTCGCCTTTCCACAATCCCTTTTTACGAATACTATGCCACATTTCCAAGTAAAAATCCTTTCCATGCATACCTGAACTAAGTATACTCGGATTTTTACCTATTACTTCCTCTTCACCATAACCTGTTAATTTCGAAAATGCTGAATTAGTAAATAATATATTATTCTTTGAATCCGTCACAGCCATTGCATAAACTATATTGTCATATACTTCGACTAATAACATTTTTTTAATCTCTACGTTACTATTTTCCTTACTAAACACATATTATCCCA
This portion of the Bacillus sp. (in: firmicutes) genome encodes:
- a CDS encoding TerC family protein translates to MTVDLDAIITVVTIIGIDIILGGDNAVVIAMASKNLPKDQRNKVIIWGAGLAVILRTILTIFAMILLKIPYLTLIGGILLIGVAIGLVMGEKSEKVSVKAGTSLASAISTIVLADIIMGLDNVLAVAGAANGNYFYVMLGLIVSIPIIISGSKLMLFLLDKVPYFMYLGAAILAYTAGKMIAHDEAIADFTDEMTAIIPIIIVIVVLFWCVLSKKINYILLRK
- a CDS encoding bifunctional 4-hydroxy-2-oxoglutarate aldolase/2-dehydro-3-deoxy-phosphogluconate aldolase, translating into MTFYDLVKENHVIAIIRGIEIKDIIPVAQALYNGGIRLVEVTMNTNSAPEMISLLNERFEDRLHIGAGTVLDVETAKEATAAGAKYFVTPNVDEEVIAFALKNNIGILPGVMTPTEVINAHKAGAKMVKVFPTSILGSNYIKELQGPLSHIPMVAVGGVRPDNIADFLKAGAVGVGVGNSLIDKTAIADGLFEKITEKAQLLLQSIKEA
- a CDS encoding EAL domain-containing protein, translated to MFSKENSNVEIKKMLLVEVYDNIVYAMAVTDSKNNILFTNSAFSKLTGYGEEEVIGKNPSILSSGMHGKDFYLEMWHSIRKKGLWKGEIWNKRKDGKLFLEEITISAIKDVYGNVKNYVSFFIDITERKKLEEKLKFQALYDDLTKLPNRTFFNNQLNQTIQRAVDSNNRCAVIFLDLDRFKDVNDSLGHSIGDELLKATAIRLKEILENKGIVTRYGGDEFAIILHDLKSNFDCIYIVNRIIKSFSKPFILNEFELFITPSIGISIYPNDGEDGESLVKFADSAMYYAKQDGKNTYKFYQKDYMQKSTERLMLTNDLRKAIENNEFLLYYQPKISCNTGELDGVEALIRWRHPKKGMISPDFFISLAEETGLIVHIDQWVMRQACLQIKEWQEKGYKPVKIAVNLSMLQFQQKNLVKIIKSILQETGIHPSNLEIELTERVIMNNPDVALPNIKKLKSLGIQISMDDFGTHYSSLNYLKLLSLNSLKIDQSFIRDLLIDKHDQSIVKAMIQLAHNLDLKVVAEGVETKEQFQFLKSQQCDYVQGFYFDQPLPPAKILKYIS
- a CDS encoding cadherin-like domain-containing protein, translating into MKKFSLIFILFFIVLFFDSSGEAATPIVASPIPNQTAIVGDNLKINVLGVFKDPDNEHYLTLDAVSSNPSVATAIVDYSDIKITPIASGTTTITLKADDGFGGIATTSFDVTVKNKPVVSTPILDQMKTIGTGDFTIDASTVFTHPDGDSITFTASSSDTFVATARVEGTNVIVTPKAGGIANITVRASDGKGGVAETTFSFLSNTAPTVEYTFSPRLHTIGTGAVLVDATNTFADADGNPLTITATSSDLSIATIGSISGKLISINPISRGTVTITITADDGKTGTASTTLTLILNERPVVASPIPNQVQTLGFGSHTYDATNTFSDADGDNITLTATSSNNGVATVSVSGKNIILTPITAGTATITITAKDGRGGEITHSFPFLSNTAPIVANAIDSQTLIVGSGDLSVDVTNTFSDADGDLLTLTAISSNPGIATANVTGTILTVTPVSAGSITITVTANDGKDGMNGTAVATVNVEVKPIPVFKVRFELEDYPAIVAQDVKKGSLAVIPQPIPLRAGYTFDNWYQEATWLNVFDFTNPINQDTTVYGKWEANQYAVTYDGNGSTGGTPPNAMSYEYNANVIVAGQGSLVKSGYIFAGWNTAADGNGINYTANDMFVMGSAPITLYAKWIEKQAPIVSDYQKTTTKNTQVNGTVVATDADGDPLTYTKGSGPTNGTVQVNVDGTWVYIPTIDYVGVDSFTVIVSNGYGRSATSTITITIQKPPSTEATVQTGQIVGISDTKATFSGTVVSDGDSPVTERGFVYSTDMNVTTADTIVISGSGIGAFTAKVVGLNPNTTYYVRAYAENENGIAYGSVVSFLTTGTPQPVFNQKPVATDVDVIGTKTAGSTLTGSYAYQDMDGDVEAESTFKWYQAGDQNGSNAVSITGATNTTYKLVSNDIGKYIAFEVTPVATTGDTIGISVKSPYYGPIQSSANGSSTSGDSSSASLLSSNSYFIQALMGGIIEYEGAKIVIPANAFRNNFTVVITNVTNTTNLPIQENSQLISDVYEITKDQVGNFDKVVTITLPFDKSKYDKTNFTVSIFWFNEATKEWVELENVKTDEKSGKVSGEVNHFTKFAILATKKADLPTEEQKEATQPPTVSFIDIKGHWAEKEIVDLVSKGVIKGFPDGSFKPNSNISRAEFASIAVRALDLTCEQGKAFVDTTDHWAKDCISTAVANGIVAGMDADKFAPNAPITREQMAAIIARAAKLDAQEAGTAFKDDAQISAWAKSFVDAAAKHQLVGGFPDGSFNPKGKATRAEAVVMITRLIK